From Saprospiraceae bacterium, one genomic window encodes:
- a CDS encoding SAM-dependent DNA methyltransferase produces the protein MNETELNRTEQVKSKRRVADHGEVFTNQREVNAMLDLVKNETERIDSRFLEPACGNGNFLAEVLRRKLAVVDRRYKKSQTEWEFYSIIAVSSIYGVDILEDNAQECRDRLLGIYTDWYSNVFKQVKNECIRSVRFLLSRNILWGDALDFTNPVSKQAIVFSEWSFIDQNILKRRDYIFKFLVEKTYTRTLFDENDQPKLFDEPILDFPLIHYLKLGEDDTNKL, from the coding sequence ATGAATGAGACAGAGCTAAACAGAACCGAGCAGGTAAAATCTAAAAGAAGGGTTGCCGATCACGGTGAAGTATTTACTAACCAACGTGAAGTAAACGCTATGCTCGATTTGGTGAAAAACGAAACGGAACGCATTGACTCCCGTTTCTTGGAACCAGCTTGCGGTAACGGAAACTTTTTAGCGGAGGTATTAAGACGAAAATTAGCAGTAGTTGACAGACGGTATAAAAAAAGTCAAACTGAATGGGAATTCTATTCCATTATTGCTGTGTCGAGTATTTACGGAGTGGACATTTTGGAAGACAACGCTCAGGAATGTAGAGATCGTTTGTTAGGTATTTACACCGATTGGTATTCTAATGTTTTCAAACAGGTAAAAAATGAGTGTATTCGTTCTGTTCGGTTTTTATTGAGCAGAAACATACTTTGGGGTGATGCTTTGGACTTTACCAATCCTGTAAGCAAACAAGCTATTGTCTTTTCTGAATGGAGTTTCATAGATCAAAATATTCTTAAAAGAAGGGACTACATTTTTAAATTTTTAGTCGAGAAGACTTACACGCGAACACTTTTTGATGAAAATGATCAACCAAAGTTGTTTGATGAACCAATTTTAGATTTTCCACTTATTCATTACTTAAAACTTGGCGAAGATGATACAAACAAACTATAA
- a CDS encoding 5'-nucleotidase gives MPVDFSEILVVGVSSRALFDLEEENGVFKSQGIKEFRKYQLEKENEILSPGTAFPLIQSLLQLNKQATKPIIEVVVMSRNSPETGVRVLKSIKQHQLPITRTAFSGGEDLAPFIDAYDVDLFLSRDEKDVKWVLDHTNCAAALLYSPPQNFNPETNRVKFAFDADAVVFSDESEQIYQEKGIDAFHKHEEENEDVPLEDGPFAELLRKLSKIQVHLPMTIELSPLRIAIVTARNAPSHMRVIKTLRHWGVYADEAYFMGGLSKDKVLKAFGAHIFFDDQDAHLDSSSQFVPTGKVLYRSDSLLKNPDIH, from the coding sequence ATGCCAGTTGACTTTTCTGAAATTTTAGTTGTGGGTGTTTCTTCAAGGGCATTGTTTGACTTGGAGGAGGAAAATGGAGTATTCAAAAGTCAGGGTATCAAAGAATTTAGAAAATATCAACTTGAAAAGGAAAATGAAATCCTAAGCCCTGGAACCGCTTTTCCTTTGATTCAAAGTCTATTACAGCTCAATAAGCAGGCTACTAAACCCATTATCGAGGTGGTTGTAATGTCCAGAAACAGCCCCGAGACAGGCGTGAGAGTTTTGAAATCAATCAAACAACACCAATTGCCAATTACCAGAACGGCTTTTTCAGGAGGAGAGGATTTAGCACCCTTTATTGATGCTTATGATGTTGATCTGTTTCTTTCCAGGGACGAGAAGGACGTAAAGTGGGTGTTGGATCATACCAATTGTGCTGCCGCACTCCTTTACAGTCCGCCACAAAATTTCAATCCCGAAACCAACCGGGTAAAATTTGCTTTTGACGCAGATGCAGTAGTATTCTCAGATGAGTCTGAACAAATCTATCAAGAAAAGGGAATTGATGCATTTCATAAGCACGAAGAGGAAAACGAAGATGTTCCTCTTGAAGATGGACCCTTTGCGGAATTATTAAGGAAACTTTCGAAAATTCAAGTACATTTACCCATGACCATTGAACTAAGTCCTTTAAGAATCGCCATTGTTACCGCAAGAAATGCACCTAGCCACATGAGGGTAATTAAAACCCTTCGTCACTGGGGAGTATATGCAGATGAAGCTTATTTTATGGGTGGATTATCTAAGGACAAGGTGTTAAAGGCTTTTGGCGCTCACATCTTTTTTGACGACCAGGATGCTCATTTAGACAGTTCAAGCCAATTCGTTCCTACTGGCAAGGTATTGTACAGATCTGATTCATTGCTAAAAAATCCAGACATACATTAG
- a CDS encoding Eco57I restriction-modification methylase domain-containing protein: MIQTNYNPDVLSCLANLSNDEVFTPPSLANDILDLLPAELWSNPNARFLDPVSKSGVFLREMAKRLMKGLETQIPDKQERINHIFSQQLYGIAITELTSLLSRRSVYCSRTANGKYSICETFASEQGNIHYQRMQHTWTNGKCSYCGASQEVYDRDDALETYAYNFIHFDPASSGTSNLEKIFNMKFDVIVGNPPYQLSDGGFGASAKPIYHKFVEQAIKLNPRYISMIIPARWFAGGRIGELTEFRERMLRDKRIRVIHDFQDARDCFPGVDIKGGVNYFLWDRDNEGLCKVCTHSGDSIISEATRFLLEKGATTFIRYNEAIPILKKVQLKNEGSFSEFVSANDPFGFDVRVEGSMKRVKPKYKHTPFEGAIKFYYNGWRKDGVGYIDKNYVKKNTEWLNQNKLLVAKAVGTGDSKTDAIKPFIPENPSCTSETYLVIGPFNSEKTMSNVLSYIQTKFFHFMVSLKKITQEARRGVYV, encoded by the coding sequence ATGATACAAACAAACTATAACCCGGACGTACTCTCCTGCCTTGCCAATTTGAGCAATGACGAAGTGTTTACGCCACCGAGTTTGGCGAACGACATTTTAGACTTACTACCCGCTGAACTGTGGAGCAACCCAAACGCCAGGTTTTTAGACCCGGTTTCTAAAAGTGGTGTATTCTTGCGTGAAATGGCAAAACGACTGATGAAAGGATTGGAAACCCAGATACCCGACAAGCAGGAACGCATTAACCACATTTTCAGCCAACAGTTGTATGGTATTGCCATCACTGAACTGACCAGCTTATTGAGCCGGAGAAGCGTGTATTGCTCCAGGACGGCCAATGGGAAATACTCCATTTGCGAAACGTTTGCCTCAGAACAGGGCAACATTCATTACCAACGAATGCAACATACCTGGACCAATGGCAAATGCAGCTATTGCGGTGCTAGCCAGGAAGTGTACGATCGCGATGATGCTCTTGAAACTTACGCTTACAATTTTATTCACTTTGATCCCGCATCCAGCGGGACAAGCAACCTTGAAAAAATATTCAATATGAAATTTGACGTTATCGTTGGAAATCCACCCTATCAGTTAAGTGATGGTGGGTTTGGTGCAAGCGCAAAACCAATCTATCACAAATTTGTAGAACAAGCAATTAAGCTAAATCCAAGATATATTTCTATGATTATTCCTGCGAGATGGTTCGCTGGAGGTAGGATCGGTGAACTTACCGAGTTTAGAGAGAGAATGCTTCGAGATAAAAGAATTAGAGTAATTCATGATTTTCAGGATGCGAGAGACTGTTTTCCTGGAGTTGATATAAAGGGAGGAGTAAATTATTTCTTGTGGGATAGGGATAATGAAGGTCTTTGCAAAGTGTGTACCCATTCCGGCGATTCTATTATTTCTGAGGCAACAAGGTTTTTACTTGAAAAGGGAGCAACTACATTTATTAGGTATAATGAGGCAATTCCTATCTTGAAAAAAGTACAATTAAAAAATGAAGGTAGTTTTTCAGAATTTGTTAGTGCAAATGACCCATTTGGATTTGACGTGAGAGTAGAGGGTAGTATGAAGAGAGTAAAACCCAAATATAAGCATACACCATTTGAAGGAGCCATTAAGTTTTATTATAACGGTTGGCGAAAGGACGGTGTTGGTTACATAGATAAAAACTACGTGAAGAAAAATACAGAATGGCTAAATCAAAATAAGTTGTTAGTCGCAAAAGCTGTTGGAACAGGTGATAGCAAAACTGATGCAATTAAACCATTCATACCTGAAAATCCTTCATGCACAAGTGAAACTTATCTTGTAATCGGACCTTTTAATTCCGAAAAAACTATGTCAAATGTACTTTCTTACATTCAGACCAAGTTTTTTCATTTCATGGTGTCATTAAAAAAAATAACTCAAGAGGCAAGGAGAGGTGTTTATGTGTAA
- a CDS encoding DUF4394 domain-containing protein, with amino-acid sequence MEKFHLFLFAAILAIVSCTKEDPSETLTPGPDQIVYAINASNQLIQFNAKNPASALSKIAISGLVSGEKLLSIDFRPSTGELYAISDSSKLYIINQTDGKARTVGSGPLTPAIKGQIVSIDFNPTVDRLRLVTSAGQNLRLNPETAAVAATDGAINGGASPVITGIAYTNSKAGAASTILYDIDQSSGKLYTQIPPNNGTLVEVGSLGISFTGQAAFDISPGNVALMAAESNFFILDLSTGKASKIGSVSEPILDIAISTDPIAYATDAGNNLIMFNPSAISAGITTKAITGLQVGENVLGIDFRPLNGQLYALGSSSRLYTINLSSGAATQVGTGIFSTLLLGTDFAFDFNPTVDRIRVVSNLGQNLRLNPIDGTVASVDGNLNPGLPMVTAAAYTNNFAGSTATSLLVVDHISDKLYIQNPPNNGTLVEIGNLGIDLNSDNGFDIGSRSNNCYLVATVGGTTNLYTINISSGVASSPIIFPSSVKGFSLGTGF; translated from the coding sequence ATGGAAAAATTTCATTTATTTCTGTTTGCGGCCATTTTAGCCATTGTATCATGCACTAAGGAAGATCCATCTGAGACATTAACTCCTGGCCCGGACCAAATCGTTTATGCCATTAATGCATCCAATCAATTGATCCAATTTAACGCAAAAAATCCTGCAAGCGCCTTAAGCAAAATCGCAATCAGCGGATTGGTATCAGGAGAAAAATTATTGAGCATTGACTTTAGACCTTCAACCGGTGAATTGTACGCCATAAGTGACTCAAGTAAATTGTACATCATTAATCAAACCGATGGAAAAGCCAGGACCGTGGGTTCAGGCCCGCTTACTCCAGCGATCAAAGGTCAAATTGTGTCCATTGATTTTAATCCCACAGTTGATAGATTACGCCTGGTTACTTCTGCCGGACAAAATTTGCGCTTGAATCCGGAAACAGCTGCAGTGGCAGCTACCGATGGTGCCATCAATGGAGGGGCCTCTCCGGTGATAACAGGAATAGCCTATACCAATAGCAAAGCAGGAGCTGCTTCTACGATATTATATGATATCGATCAAAGTTCTGGTAAATTATACACACAAATTCCACCCAACAACGGAACTCTCGTAGAAGTGGGAAGCTTGGGTATCAGCTTTACCGGACAGGCAGCGTTTGATATTTCTCCTGGCAATGTTGCCTTGATGGCAGCCGAAAGTAATTTTTTTATTTTAGATTTATCCACAGGCAAGGCTTCTAAAATAGGCTCGGTTTCAGAGCCTATTTTGGATATTGCCATTTCAACCGATCCAATTGCTTACGCAACCGATGCCGGCAATAATCTAATCATGTTTAACCCTTCTGCAATTAGTGCAGGGATTACAACTAAAGCAATTACCGGTTTGCAAGTTGGTGAAAATGTACTTGGTATTGATTTCAGACCTTTAAATGGTCAGTTGTATGCTTTAGGCAGTAGCAGCAGATTGTATACCATCAACCTCTCATCCGGAGCAGCTACACAGGTTGGTACAGGCATATTCAGCACCCTCTTACTGGGCACTGATTTTGCTTTTGATTTTAATCCTACCGTAGATCGTATTCGGGTGGTAAGCAATCTTGGACAAAATTTAAGATTAAACCCCATCGATGGCACCGTGGCAAGCGTGGATGGTAATTTAAATCCCGGTTTACCCATGGTTACTGCCGCAGCCTACACCAATAATTTTGCCGGATCCACTGCGACATCCCTTCTTGTGGTGGACCACATTTCCGATAAATTATACATCCAAAATCCACCAAACAATGGAACCCTGGTGGAAATAGGAAATCTGGGTATCGATCTTAATAGCGATAATGGTTTCGATATAGGGAGTAGATCCAATAATTGCTATTTGGTTGCTACCGTTGGGGGAACCACGAATTTATATACCATCAATATTTCGAGTGGTGTAGCATCCAGTCCGATTATCTTTCCAAGTTCAGTGAAGGGATTTAGTCTGGGAACGGGTTTTTGA